One Synergistaceae bacterium genomic window carries:
- the pbpC gene encoding penicillin-binding protein 1C codes for MFALFAPNDRDFDRSKQSSENRREKNTFVTLMLSVAAFFAVISLVVSTQISLSLEEMENWNDSPALYDTEGRLFHVRLSRSSEWSLPIPLTDMGKWLPRVAVGIEDRRFYSHPGVDPLALLRAIWQNVTSFRVVSGASTITSQVIRLSLSERVPQKEGGRRRNFATKTREFVQALKLERLMDKDGILEIYLNRASFGGNIRGVQAASLIYFNKPASKLSPGEACLLVGMLKGPSLYRPDKHPTAAKKRRDFVIYLLEQKGVFSREEAKLARLELLPSKWAQLPRRAFHFAEMVLNEPESLRHSENLRSENLHAWNRITTTLNLESQTKLEAILSQAVASLPDTVTVAAGVVDNQTGGLVAWVGNARFGREGQSSWVDCGLAPRSPGSVLKPFAYLAAFDKGLLTPGSLLADSPLAFSGRAPRNFDLTYRGAVTAQVALSDSLNAPAVRVLRMAGQENVLRLMREMGLRLRESSSYYGDSLILGGCEVSLRQVLEAYTALASGGVHRRLSLLKRFLLKEDSKEDLKEDLKGDLKGARLTSAAAAWMVSDILDNKSRLSAFARETLGGTWRVAFKTGTSYGLRDAWTAAWTPDFTVTVWVGKPSGESWPGLVGVKAAAPIALSILRVFSPRSRWYDRPDGLALREVCSLSGCPPTAACLSTRLDWVVEGVTQETPCDIHVIRGGKSALLWPAELATGKLPPTEMKKRPNIVFSSPIAEATYYLAPLAKEQKIPLRVEGALDKVWWYLNGRYIGTSLAGETFFYEFQDGRHRISAADGEGRAAITQFTVVSPGGRTRNTLPLE; via the coding sequence ATGTTTGCGTTATTTGCGCCCAATGACCGAGACTTTGATAGGTCCAAGCAAAGTTCCGAAAACAGGCGTGAAAAAAACACGTTTGTCACGCTGATGCTTTCCGTAGCGGCGTTTTTCGCTGTTATTTCTCTGGTCGTTTCGACGCAAATTTCCCTTTCTCTGGAGGAGATGGAGAATTGGAATGATTCTCCCGCCCTTTACGACACGGAAGGGCGGCTTTTCCACGTGAGGCTCTCCCGGAGTTCGGAATGGTCACTGCCGATTCCCCTGACGGACATGGGCAAATGGTTGCCGCGCGTTGCCGTTGGAATAGAGGATCGCCGCTTTTATAGCCACCCAGGTGTGGACCCCTTGGCCCTGTTACGGGCCATTTGGCAAAATGTGACATCCTTTCGCGTCGTATCGGGCGCGTCCACCATCACGAGCCAAGTGATACGGCTTTCCCTATCCGAGCGTGTTCCTCAGAAAGAAGGCGGAAGACGGCGCAACTTCGCCACCAAAACGCGGGAGTTCGTACAGGCTTTGAAGCTGGAGCGTCTCATGGACAAGGACGGGATCCTGGAGATCTACCTGAATCGAGCGTCCTTTGGAGGCAACATCCGAGGCGTTCAGGCTGCCTCCTTGATTTACTTTAACAAGCCCGCCTCGAAGCTCTCGCCGGGCGAGGCTTGTCTTCTGGTGGGCATGTTGAAGGGTCCGTCCCTCTACCGCCCGGACAAGCATCCCACAGCGGCGAAAAAACGCAGAGACTTCGTTATTTATCTTTTGGAACAAAAGGGTGTTTTTAGCCGCGAAGAGGCTAAACTGGCACGATTGGAGCTCCTTCCCTCCAAATGGGCGCAACTGCCCAGGCGAGCTTTTCACTTCGCTGAAATGGTTTTGAATGAACCAGAATCTTTGCGCCACTCCGAAAATCTCCGCTCCGAAAATCTCCATGCCTGGAATCGTATAACGACGACGCTTAACCTGGAGTCACAGACAAAACTGGAGGCCATTTTGAGCCAGGCAGTGGCCTCTTTGCCTGATACTGTGACGGTGGCCGCGGGCGTGGTCGACAACCAGACTGGTGGATTGGTGGCGTGGGTAGGGAACGCTCGTTTCGGACGAGAGGGACAAAGCTCTTGGGTGGACTGCGGCTTGGCGCCTCGGTCACCTGGATCCGTCTTGAAGCCCTTCGCCTACTTAGCGGCGTTCGACAAGGGACTTTTGACTCCAGGCTCCTTGTTGGCGGACTCACCTCTGGCTTTTTCAGGACGAGCGCCTCGCAATTTCGACCTGACCTACAGAGGTGCGGTCACTGCCCAGGTGGCTTTGTCAGACTCGCTAAACGCTCCAGCCGTCCGGGTGTTGCGCATGGCGGGACAGGAAAACGTGTTGAGGTTGATGCGCGAAATGGGGCTTCGATTACGGGAATCCTCTTCCTACTACGGTGATTCTCTCATCTTGGGCGGCTGCGAGGTTTCGCTCCGGCAGGTTTTAGAGGCCTATACGGCACTGGCTAGCGGAGGTGTTCACCGGAGACTTTCTCTTTTGAAAAGATTTCTTTTAAAAGAAGATTCAAAAGAAGATTTAAAAGAGGATTTAAAAGGAGATTTAAAAGGAGCGCGCCTAACCTCCGCCGCGGCCGCTTGGATGGTGAGCGACATTCTGGACAACAAGAGCCGCCTTTCGGCTTTCGCTAGAGAGACTCTGGGTGGGACGTGGCGCGTGGCTTTCAAGACGGGAACCTCCTACGGTCTGCGCGACGCCTGGACGGCCGCGTGGACGCCTGATTTCACCGTGACGGTTTGGGTGGGAAAACCCAGCGGCGAATCCTGGCCCGGCCTAGTTGGGGTGAAGGCGGCGGCTCCTATCGCCCTTTCGATTCTGCGGGTCTTTTCCCCCCGCTCTCGCTGGTACGACCGCCCAGATGGCTTGGCGCTAAGGGAGGTCTGTTCCCTTTCAGGATGCCCTCCCACGGCAGCTTGCCTCTCGACGCGACTTGACTGGGTCGTTGAAGGTGTAACGCAGGAAACGCCCTGTGACATCCATGTCATTCGCGGGGGCAAAAGCGCGCTCTTGTGGCCGGCCGAGCTGGCCACGGGGAAATTGCCGCCCACGGAGATGAAAAAACGCCCCAACATCGTTTTCTCCTCGCCAATAGCGGAAGCCACTTATTATTTGGCGCCTCTGGCGAAGGAACAGAAGATCCCCCTGCGCGTGGAGGGCGCTTTGGATAAAGTCTGGTGGTACCTAAACG